The stretch of DNA TCGAACGAAAAAACCGAAAAGATCTCTGTGAAGAACTTGGTGATCTTCTTTTACAGGTTATTTATCATGCGACCATTGCACAAGAAGAAGGCAGCTTTACTTTTGAAGATGTTGTTTATGCAATCACGGCAAAAATGATTCGCCGCCATCCTCATGTTTTTGGAAATGCCGAGCAAAAAAAACGAGGATTTATAAAAGAAGAGTGGGAATATATAAAAAAAGAAGAACAAGCCGAACAAAAGAATTTGTGCAAAGAAAAAAATACCAATTCAAGCATTCTTACAAAAGTAAAATCAATCCAGCCTGCAAACCAAGAAGCCCTTGCTTTGCAAGAAGCCGCAGCTACAGTAGGTTTTGATTGGCAAGAAAGTGATAAAGTTTTTGCAAAAATAGAAGAAGAACTTGAAGAGCTCAAAGAAGCCATCAAAAATAAAAAAAATTCAGAAATAGAAGCAGAGTTTGGAGACCTCTACTTTATTCTTCTTAACCTCGCACGCCATTTAGAGATTGATTCACAAAAAGCATTAAAAAAAACAAATAAAAAATTCCGAAATCGTTTTGCCTATATTGAAGAAAAGCTATCTACGCAATCTAAAACACTCACTGAGGCATCCTTAAATGAAATGGAAGTACTTTGGAAGCAAGCTAAAAATGAACAAACCTCCTAGAAATTACTCAATGATAATTTCCCTAAGCTTGAATAATCTCACGAAGCTCAATTCGTTTTACATTGATCTTGGGTAGCAGGACGAAGTTCTACCGACTCACCACACCCACATGCTGAAACTTGATTAGGATTTTTAAAAACAAAACCAGAACGAAGCGTTGTCACTTCATAATCCATCTGTGTTCCTAATAAAAATAATACCGCATCATGCGCTATAAAAACACGAGCACCATTCACTTCAACAACATCCGCATCTATCCCCTCTTCTTTGACAAGAGTAATTGTATATTCCATCCCTGCACAACCGCCTTTTTTGATTCCAACAAGAATACCTCGTGCATCTTTTGCATCCATAATCGCTTTAACGCGATTTACAGCGGCTTGTGTTAAACTTATTACCGAAAAACGACTCATCGTTTACTCTTTTCTTGGTTCAATAGACACTTTAAACGTTTTGTCACTACCATATTCTATCCGGTATTTTAGAAGAATAACAATAAGACATAAATTAAAACATCCTAACCTTTTTATAATACATCCTCATAAAATGAGATTTTTCATTGTACAATCTAGAATTTACAATTTTTTGCCATATATCCTTACCCACATAAAACGCAAGATACCTCTGCTATAAAAACTCTAAACGAAAGAAAACGTTTCAATGCATACATTCAATTATAACCTTTTAAAAATATTTATTTTTAATGAACCATGAGATAAAGAAAACATACCTCCCGCACTTAATTAACGCTCCTCTTCTTCTCTAATACCCCTAAAATTATAAATCCTCCCCCTCCATATCTGCAAAAGGAGTTAAATGAATAAGGTCTATTAACATAGAGCTCAAAATTTAATGATAACAAAAAACTTTACAGATTTGTGACTTACCTTAAACGAATCACAATCTATTGATGTGAAATTTTTCACTTTCAAAAGTTGTAAGTGTAAGAGCATTTTAGATTTTGTTCTGTTTATTTTTTCTCTTGCCTTTAAAGAAACAGTCATTTAATCGTTTCAAACGGACTCGGAGCGTAGCGCAGCTTGGTAGCGCACTTGACTGGGGGTCAAGGGGTCGTGGGTTCAAATCCCGCCGCTCCGACCATTTTTAAAACGCTATAAAATAAACTTATTTAGAGTTTTTTTGATTTCAATTGCACATACGTGATTTTTTTCTTCAACGTAGAGTGATATGCAATAAATATTTTATCGTTGATTTGAAAAACATCGTCTTTATGAGGATGATCTTCAATCTCACGAGGATACACAGCAAACGCGAGACCCTTTGCCTCGCGTTACTTTATTCTTTTAAAAATTTATAATTATTTGCTTCTCATATTTTCTAAATTTTTTTATGCGATAATGTCGCTGTTATCTTTTTTTGTAATGGATGGTGACGTCTGCACGGTTATCTTTTTTGGTTTTAATTCAGCTGGCATTTCCCTTCTAAGCTGAATAT from Bartonella tribocorum CIP 105476 encodes:
- the mazG gene encoding nucleoside triphosphate pyrophosphohydrolase, with translation MFASKDIKDLTAIIAALRNPDSGCLWHKKQTFESLIPYMLEEAYEVTDAIERKNRKDLCEELGDLLLQVIYHATIAQEEGSFTFEDVVYAITAKMIRRHPHVFGNAEQKKRGFIKEEWEYIKKEEQAEQKNLCKEKNTNSSILTKVKSIQPANQEALALQEAAATVGFDWQESDKVFAKIEEELEELKEAIKNKKNSEIEAEFGDLYFILLNLARHLEIDSQKALKKTNKKFRNRFAYIEEKLSTQSKTLTEASLNEMEVLWKQAKNEQTS
- a CDS encoding iron-sulfur cluster assembly accessory protein is translated as MSRFSVISLTQAAVNRVKAIMDAKDARGILVGIKKGGCAGMEYTITLVKEEGIDADVVEVNGARVFIAHDAVLFLLGTQMDYEVTTLRSGFVFKNPNQVSACGCGESVELRPATQDQCKTN